A window of the Citrus sinensis cultivar Valencia sweet orange chromosome 9, DVS_A1.0, whole genome shotgun sequence genome harbors these coding sequences:
- the LOC127899912 gene encoding UPF0481 protein At3g47200-like, protein MDNLITEEEEEVDLDVSVALRELTRKLEREPNESSAGFKIRKVPEHLRTENVKAYEPQIIAIGPLNHSLPWEKTHLAEMQKHKVLSLKKLLRRRGSSQRYLVAMGNLEEKARCSYAEPIDMYRHEFVEMLVLDACFIVELFRKFKPDPWDNDNDVFRESWVRKKLGRDLLLADNQLPLFVLQEFYNITKMPEDQETNFEDLILGFFSQVLPVQLLKVSKNGPVFNPEMHLLGFIYDYYWSLVPRNVPPPYAKNWNFIISATNLREAGIKFEEIEGESLLSIDFDEDAGILKIPTLTIDDDTESFFRNISIYEQFFPIDVRAPFINYLKFMDCLINTAKDVELLCENKILHNCLGDEAVVANMFNRLGDSVALPLYNFYGDIFQYVNEYCDRHWNRWIANLRHNYFNTPWTIISVFAALFLLILTLIQTLFSVLAYFR, encoded by the coding sequence ATGGATAATTTGATAACggaggaagaggaagaggtGGACTTAGATGTATCCGTTGCGCTACGGGAATTGACGCGTAAACTTGAGAGAGAACCAAATGAATCCTCAGCTGGTTTTAAAATACGAAAAGTACCCGAGCATCTGCGTACTGAGAATGTAAAAGCCTATGAACCACAAATAATAGCGATCGGTCCTCTAAACCACTCCCTGCCTTGGGAGAAAACTCACTTAGCAGAGATGCAAAAGCACAAAGTTCTCTCTCTGAAAAAGCTTCTCCGCCGAAGAGGTAGCTCACAAAGGTATTTGGTGGCCATGGGAAACTTAGAAGAAAAAGCTCGTTGTAGTTATGCAGAGCCCATAGATATGTATCGACATGAATTTGTGGAAATGTTGGTCCTTGATGCCTGCTTTATTGTTGAGCTATTTCGCAAGTTTAAGCCAGATCCATGGGACAATGATAACGATGTTTTCAGGGAAAGTTGGGTTCGCAAGAAACTGGGTCGTGATTTGTTGCTAGCTGACAATCAACTTCCCTTGTTCGTTCTTCAGGAATTTTACAACATTACTAAGATGCCGGAGGatcaagaaacaaattttGAAGACTTGATTTTGGGTTTCTTCAGTCAAGTACTTCCTGTCCAACTTTTGAAAGTCTCAAAAAATGGACCAGTGTTCAATCCCGAAATGCATTTACTGGGCTTTATATACGATTATTACTGGAGCTTGGTTCCTCGCAATGTACCTCCACCTTATGCGAAAAATTGGAATTTCATAATAAGTGCTACAAATCTCAGAGAGGCTGGAATCAAGTTCGAGGAGATTGAGGGTGAAAGCTTACTGTCAATTGATTTTGACGAGGATGCTGGAATACTAAAAATACCTACATTGACAATTGATGATGACACCGAATCCTTTTTCCGAAACATCTCTATTTATGAGCAGTTTTTCCCAATTGATGTGCGCGCTCCTTtcatcaattatttgaaattcatgGACTGTCTCATCAACACGGCAAAGGATGTGGAATTGCTTTGTGAGAACAAAATTCTCCATAATTGTTTAGGTGACGAGGCAGTGGTAGCCAACATGTTCAATAGGCTTGGAGATTCTGTCGCGCTGCCCCTTTACAACTTTTACGGAGACATATTCCAATATGTGAATGAGTACTGTGACAGGCATTGGAACAGATGGATTGCCAACCTCAGGCATAACTATTTCAACACTCCATGGACAATCATTTCCGTTTTCGCTGCACTTTTTCTGCTTATACTTACGCTGATACAAACTCTGTTTTCAGTTCTAGCTTATTTCCGGTAG